The following proteins come from a genomic window of Herpetosiphon gulosus:
- a CDS encoding ABC transporter ATP-binding protein, which produces MTAIQVENLVKIYGPLRAVDGISFEVAKGEVFGMLGPNGAGKSTTTEMIEGLRKPDAGNIHVLGHDVLKNIEPIKQRIGIQLQTTSLFQKLTTRELVKLFASFFKHTLPVDEVISLVNLEEKVNTASKDLSGGQRQRLAVAIALINDPDIIFLDEPTTGLDPQARRSMWDVVSNLQKRGKTVFLTTHYMEEAERLCDRVAVVDHGKIIALGKPQTLIHDNFNETALEFSDDERLPEALLANLPAVERVQNEDGITTLYSTGVARTTNALMALVEQQQTELRGFTIRAATLEDVFLKLTGRRIRD; this is translated from the coding sequence ATGACCGCAATTCAGGTTGAGAACCTCGTAAAAATCTATGGCCCCTTGCGAGCCGTCGATGGGATTAGCTTCGAAGTAGCTAAGGGCGAGGTCTTTGGGATGCTTGGGCCAAACGGTGCCGGCAAAAGTACAACTACCGAAATGATCGAGGGCTTACGCAAGCCCGACGCTGGCAACATTCATGTTTTGGGTCACGATGTATTGAAGAATATCGAGCCAATCAAGCAACGGATTGGAATTCAGCTACAAACAACATCGTTATTTCAAAAATTAACCACCCGCGAATTGGTTAAATTATTTGCCTCGTTTTTTAAACATACGCTGCCCGTTGATGAAGTGATTAGCTTGGTTAACCTAGAAGAAAAAGTTAACACGGCCTCAAAAGATCTTTCAGGTGGCCAACGCCAACGGCTTGCCGTGGCAATTGCCTTGATTAATGATCCCGACATTATCTTCCTCGATGAGCCAACGACTGGGCTAGACCCACAGGCGCGGCGCTCGATGTGGGATGTTGTATCCAATTTGCAAAAACGCGGTAAGACGGTCTTTTTGACTACCCACTATATGGAAGAAGCCGAGCGTTTATGCGATCGGGTGGCCGTGGTTGATCATGGCAAAATTATCGCTTTGGGCAAACCACAAACCCTGATTCACGATAACTTCAATGAAACCGCGTTGGAATTCTCCGATGATGAGCGCTTACCTGAAGCGTTGTTGGCAAACTTGCCAGCAGTTGAGCGGGTGCAAAATGAAGATGGCATCACCACGCTCTATTCAACTGGCGTTGCTCGTACCACCAATGCGCTGATGGCCTTGGTTGAGCAACAACAAACCGAGCTACGCGGCTTTACGATTCGCGCTGCAACCTTGGAAGATGTGTTTTTGAAATTGACTGGTCGGCGGATTCGCGACTAA
- a CDS encoding serine protein kinase, with protein MTTPSGSQLMSLLSTLQDQQNYQNLNWAGSFQDYLDIVASNPKVTRNAFQRIYDMIMSYGLEEFIDAKKKLIRYNFFTTNEFDEQDAIFGLEIPLMRLVNFFKAAAHGYGTEKRVLLLHGPVGSAKSTIARRLKRGLERYSRSEEGALYTFDWFLGDIEDLDAGKVKDADWDPCPMHEDPLHLIPMEMREAFLNEFNANLEPDDHITISGDLDPSCRYNFRDLMRRYNGDFAKVLRHVRVRRFVFSEQDRVGIGTFQPKDEKNQDSTELTGDINYRKIAIYGSDSDPRAFSFDGEFNIANRGIIEFVEMLKLDTAFLYDLLGASQEHRIKSKKFAQTHIDEVIVGHTNEPEFRKLENNEFMEALKDRTVRIDIPYITRLRDEIRIYEKDFNSENVRVHIAPHTIEVAAMWAILTRLEEPKRANLTLLQKMKLYNGKSLPGFTEDNIKELRKESRREGMEGISPRYIQDKISNALVNYQSDGGINPFMVMNELESGLKTHSLITNEEDRKRYRELLAIVKEEYADIVKNEVQRAISADEEAIKRLCANYIDNIKAYTQREKVRNKFTGAYEEPDERLMRSIEEKIDIPDNRKDDFRREIMNYIGALAIEGKTFDYRTNERLHRALELKLFEDQKDSIKLTSLVSSVVDKDTQEKIDVVKTRLIRDFGYNDQSATDVLNYVASIFARGDATQRK; from the coding sequence ATGACGACTCCCTCCGGCTCGCAACTGATGTCCTTGCTGAGTACCTTACAAGATCAGCAAAACTATCAGAATCTCAATTGGGCTGGCTCTTTCCAGGATTACTTGGACATCGTGGCCAGTAATCCTAAGGTCACCCGCAATGCCTTCCAACGGATCTACGACATGATTATGTCGTATGGCTTGGAAGAGTTCATCGATGCCAAGAAGAAGTTAATTCGTTATAACTTCTTTACCACCAACGAATTTGACGAGCAAGATGCCATCTTTGGCTTGGAAATCCCATTAATGCGCTTGGTTAATTTTTTCAAGGCTGCGGCTCACGGCTATGGCACAGAAAAACGGGTGTTGTTGCTGCATGGTCCAGTTGGCTCAGCCAAATCAACCATCGCCCGCCGACTGAAACGTGGTCTCGAACGCTATTCACGCAGTGAGGAAGGTGCGCTGTATACGTTCGATTGGTTTTTAGGCGATATCGAAGATCTCGATGCTGGTAAAGTAAAGGATGCCGATTGGGACCCCTGCCCAATGCACGAAGATCCACTGCACTTGATTCCGATGGAAATGCGCGAAGCATTTTTAAATGAATTCAATGCCAACCTCGAACCAGACGATCATATTACGATTAGTGGCGATCTTGATCCTTCTTGTCGCTATAATTTCCGCGATTTGATGCGCCGTTACAATGGCGATTTTGCCAAAGTGCTGCGCCATGTCCGGGTGCGTCGCTTTGTCTTTTCTGAACAAGATCGCGTCGGTATCGGTACATTTCAACCAAAGGATGAAAAGAATCAAGATAGCACTGAATTAACTGGCGATATCAATTATCGCAAGATTGCTATTTATGGTTCTGATAGCGATCCACGGGCATTTAGCTTCGACGGTGAATTTAATATTGCCAATCGTGGCATTATTGAGTTTGTTGAAATGCTTAAGCTCGACACAGCATTTTTATACGATTTACTCGGTGCTTCACAAGAGCATCGGATTAAATCGAAGAAATTTGCGCAAACTCATATCGATGAAGTTATCGTTGGGCATACAAATGAACCAGAATTCCGTAAACTTGAAAATAATGAGTTTATGGAAGCCCTAAAAGATCGTACTGTACGAATTGATATTCCATATATTACGCGATTGCGTGATGAAATTCGAATTTACGAAAAGGATTTCAATTCGGAGAATGTACGAGTACACATCGCGCCACATACGATTGAAGTTGCTGCGATGTGGGCGATTTTAACCCGGCTTGAAGAACCAAAACGCGCAAACTTGACTTTATTGCAAAAGATGAAGCTCTACAATGGGAAATCATTGCCTGGCTTCACTGAAGATAATATCAAAGAATTGCGCAAAGAATCACGACGTGAAGGCATGGAAGGCATCTCACCACGCTATATTCAAGACAAAATTAGTAATGCCTTGGTCAATTACCAAAGTGATGGCGGAATCAATCCATTTATGGTGATGAATGAGCTAGAAAGTGGCCTCAAAACTCACTCATTAATTACCAATGAAGAAGATCGTAAACGTTATCGTGAATTACTGGCAATCGTCAAGGAAGAGTACGCTGATATTGTTAAAAATGAAGTTCAACGCGCTATTTCTGCTGATGAAGAGGCCATCAAGCGTTTGTGCGCCAATTACATCGACAATATCAAAGCCTACACCCAACGTGAAAAAGTGCGTAATAAATTCACTGGAGCCTACGAAGAGCCAGATGAACGGCTAATGCGCTCGATCGAAGAAAAGATCGATATTCCCGATAATCGTAAAGATGATTTCCGGCGCGAAATTATGAATTACATCGGAGCATTAGCAATCGAAGGCAAAACCTTTGATTATCGCACGAATGAACGACTTCATCGGGCCTTGGAATTAAAACTCTTTGAGGATCAAAAAGACAGCATCAAGCTAACCAGTTTAGTTTCAAGCGTTGTCGATAAAGATACTCAAGAAAAAATCGATGTAGTCAAAACCCGCTTAATTCGCGATTTTGGCTATAACGATCAAAGTGCTACCGATGTGCTGAATTATGTCGCGAGTATTTTCGCTCGTGGCGATGCGACTCAGCGCAAGTAG
- a CDS encoding SpoVR family protein, with product MPLSNNDLPLNLQKAWEQIDGHAKRYGLDYYPIVYQILDYNTLYEVAAMGGFPTRYPHWRFGMEYDQLIKGHVYGLSIIYEMVINTNPVYAYLLEGNMIVDQKTVMAHVAGHADFFKNNMWFAPTNRKMLDTMANHAGRIQRYIDRYGYETVEAFIDTCLSIENLIDYHSPYINRPEAQTSQPIVEDDDIEVAEGLPFERSYMKDFINPPEFLRQQREKLLEEQQKMRKFPENPQKDVLLFLMNYAPLDRWQHNILEIVRDEAYYFAPQGMTKIINEGWASFWHSRIMTTHAAETSEIIDFADHHAGIVAAHPGRLNPYRLGLLLLRDIEDRWNRGRFGKDWEQCDDMREKREWDLKLGKGLEKVFEVRRFHNDITFLDEFLTPEFCVENKLFTFKHNNDTDLYEIVNRDFGAIKSQLLSGLTNFGQPYIYVEDGNYNNRGELYLRHRHEGSDLRMDYARDTLKHIHTIWTRPVNLETVLDDKKRLLTFDGKEYSERRID from the coding sequence ATGCCACTCAGCAACAACGATTTACCCCTCAACTTACAAAAAGCTTGGGAGCAAATTGATGGCCATGCCAAACGTTATGGTCTCGATTACTACCCAATTGTTTATCAGATCCTTGATTATAATACACTCTATGAAGTTGCTGCGATGGGTGGATTTCCAACGCGTTACCCACATTGGCGCTTCGGAATGGAATATGATCAATTAATTAAGGGGCATGTGTATGGGTTAAGCATCATTTATGAAATGGTGATTAATACGAATCCAGTTTATGCCTATTTGCTCGAAGGCAATATGATTGTTGATCAGAAAACGGTGATGGCGCACGTTGCAGGTCATGCCGATTTCTTCAAGAATAATATGTGGTTTGCTCCAACCAATCGTAAAATGCTCGATACCATGGCCAATCATGCCGGACGAATACAACGCTATATCGACCGTTATGGCTACGAAACGGTTGAAGCATTTATTGATACCTGTTTATCAATTGAGAACTTAATCGATTATCATTCACCATACATTAATCGCCCAGAAGCCCAAACCAGCCAACCAATCGTTGAAGATGACGATATTGAAGTTGCTGAAGGTCTGCCGTTTGAACGTTCGTATATGAAGGATTTTATTAATCCACCAGAATTTTTACGCCAGCAACGCGAAAAACTCTTAGAAGAACAGCAAAAAATGCGTAAATTCCCTGAGAATCCGCAAAAGGATGTGCTGTTGTTCTTGATGAATTATGCGCCGCTTGATCGTTGGCAGCATAATATTTTGGAAATTGTGCGCGACGAGGCCTATTACTTCGCTCCACAAGGCATGACCAAAATTATCAATGAAGGTTGGGCCAGCTTTTGGCATAGCCGGATTATGACCACTCACGCCGCCGAAACTTCGGAAATTATCGATTTTGCCGACCATCACGCGGGGATTGTGGCAGCCCATCCAGGCCGACTAAACCCCTATCGTTTGGGTTTGCTGCTCCTGCGCGATATCGAAGATCGTTGGAATCGCGGGCGCTTTGGCAAGGATTGGGAGCAATGCGACGATATGCGCGAGAAGCGCGAATGGGATCTTAAGCTTGGCAAAGGCTTGGAAAAAGTCTTCGAGGTGCGGCGTTTCCATAACGATATTACCTTTCTCGACGAGTTTCTTACGCCTGAATTTTGCGTCGAGAACAAATTATTTACGTTCAAACACAATAATGACACCGATTTGTATGAAATCGTCAATCGCGATTTTGGGGCAATTAAATCACAATTACTCAGTGGTTTGACCAATTTCGGCCAACCTTATATTTATGTTGAAGATGGCAATTACAATAATCGTGGTGAATTGTATTTGCGCCATCGCCATGAAGGCAGCGATTTGCGCATGGATTATGCTCGTGACACGCTCAAGCATATTCATACAATCTGGACACGTCCGGTCAATCTTGAAACAGTACTCGATGATAAAAAACGTTTATTGACCTTCGACGGTAAAGAATACAGCGAACGCCGCATTGATTAA
- a CDS encoding class I SAM-dependent methyltransferase, whose translation MHESDLIRHYATIPVGTSFVRPVDVLHLLQSQPIAAKPRVFDVGCGQGQVAIALAQAWPDAEIIAIDISPEQIAKARQAATQAGINSIQFGVADWREFDLPRSGVDIIVAAQVIQFMPDEHAFVEYLADALALDGQLLLRSALLPEEEPGRSFVEQVVQQWIAHSIRFYSERNLTDLLRECGLSRLRIDKEEMWLDNLPAERQASLNRALQQHNLGIDDVQQWFWAGSIVGVRR comes from the coding sequence ATGCATGAATCGGATCTTATTCGCCATTATGCCACTATTCCAGTTGGCACAAGTTTTGTGCGGCCCGTTGATGTATTACATTTGCTTCAAAGCCAGCCGATTGCGGCCAAGCCTCGGGTATTTGATGTTGGTTGTGGGCAAGGCCAAGTCGCGATTGCCCTAGCCCAAGCTTGGCCCGATGCCGAAATTATTGCGATTGATATTTCGCCTGAGCAAATTGCCAAAGCACGTCAAGCCGCCACCCAAGCAGGCATCAACTCAATTCAGTTTGGGGTTGCCGATTGGCGTGAGTTTGATTTGCCGCGCAGCGGAGTCGATATTATTGTAGCAGCCCAAGTGATTCAATTTATGCCCGATGAGCATGCCTTCGTGGAATATTTGGCTGATGCATTGGCGCTCGATGGCCAATTGCTCTTGCGCAGTGCTTTGTTACCCGAGGAAGAGCCAGGTCGCTCGTTTGTTGAGCAAGTTGTCCAACAATGGATTGCTCATTCAATTCGCTTTTATAGCGAACGCAATTTAACCGATTTGTTGCGTGAATGTGGGCTAAGCCGTTTGCGCATTGATAAAGAAGAAATGTGGCTGGACAATCTGCCCGCTGAGCGTCAAGCTAGCCTCAATCGTGCGCTACAACAGCATAACCTTGGTATTGATGATGTGCAACAGTGGTTTTGGGCCGGAAGTATCGTTGGGGTGCGCCGTTGA
- a CDS encoding four helix bundle protein, whose translation MERQDLQARTKQFALHIIQLVNFIPNSLAGRVLAQQILRSGTSVGANYREACRARSAAEFISKTNIALQELEETRYWLELLQESTLLNHRQCNHLVDEVQQLIAIFVTVIKRKKQHSSPDTSV comes from the coding sequence ATGGAGCGGCAAGATTTACAAGCACGCACGAAACAGTTTGCTCTGCACATTATTCAATTAGTTAATTTCATCCCTAATTCACTAGCAGGGCGAGTTCTGGCTCAACAAATTCTCCGTTCAGGAACCTCTGTTGGGGCTAACTATCGTGAAGCTTGCCGTGCTCGTTCAGCGGCTGAATTTATTTCGAAAACCAATATCGCTTTACAAGAACTAGAAGAAACGCGTTATTGGCTTGAATTACTGCAAGAATCAACGCTATTAAATCATCGGCAATGTAATCATCTCGTTGATGAAGTTCAGCAATTAATCGCTATTTTTGTTACCGTTATTAAACGTAAAAAACAACATTCTAGTCCCGATACTTCCGTTTAA
- a CDS encoding M3 family oligoendopeptidase: MSLKIDPRDWATVQPYYDSLAAEELTAANATAWLGRWSELEAHLQEFGFKAYRAMTENTQDQAAEELYLYTIEELTPKSKVAAQILKEKILALDPALLPVEMQEMLRRFHAEANLFREANVALLTEVDRLSAEFSKLMGAMSVEWQGETLTMQAVVKLFSDPDRSIREAAFNAYYSRFLHDRAAFNEIYLKQLKLRRQIATNANKASYLDYVWDLYGRFDYTPADCRTFHDAIEHEVVPLVEKWLTVRQQELGVDSLRPWDMMVDSQSRPALTPFQHADELESVCQTIFDRVDPELGAQYTRMRDGWLDLASRPGKAPGGYCGGMFVSKVPYIFMNAVGTHDDVQTMLHEGGHAFHFMESSATNGLIWNYDGPTEFCEVASMAMELLAAPYLSKDQGGFYSETDARRARAEHLWSMLNFLPYMATVDAFQHWVYIEAPEDVTAEQLDAVWKDLYQRFMSVVDWSGLEDVHTTGWHRKQHIFEAPLYYVEYGLAQLGAQQVWRNAMNDQAQAVAQYRSALALGNTKPLSQLFAAAGAKFAFDRETVGELARLVDQHLTALHD; this comes from the coding sequence ATGAGTTTGAAGATTGACCCACGCGATTGGGCAACAGTTCAGCCCTACTACGATTCACTTGCAGCCGAGGAGCTTACGGCTGCCAATGCAACTGCTTGGTTAGGCCGTTGGAGTGAGTTGGAAGCCCATCTACAAGAATTTGGCTTCAAGGCCTATCGGGCGATGACCGAAAATACCCAAGATCAGGCTGCCGAAGAGCTGTACCTCTACACGATTGAGGAGTTAACCCCTAAATCTAAAGTTGCCGCCCAAATTCTCAAAGAAAAAATCTTGGCACTTGATCCAGCGTTGTTGCCAGTCGAAATGCAAGAAATGCTGCGGCGGTTTCATGCTGAAGCCAATTTGTTCCGTGAAGCAAATGTGGCGCTGCTGACCGAAGTTGATCGCTTGAGCGCCGAATTTAGCAAGTTGATGGGCGCAATGAGCGTTGAGTGGCAAGGCGAAACCCTGACCATGCAAGCAGTGGTCAAGCTATTTAGCGACCCTGATCGTAGTATTCGCGAAGCTGCGTTTAATGCCTACTACAGCCGCTTCTTACACGATCGCGCTGCCTTCAACGAGATTTATCTCAAGCAACTTAAGCTGCGCCGCCAAATTGCCACCAACGCCAACAAAGCCAGCTACTTGGATTACGTGTGGGATTTGTATGGCCGCTTCGATTACACGCCCGCCGATTGCCGTACTTTCCACGATGCAATCGAGCATGAAGTTGTGCCCTTGGTTGAAAAATGGTTGACCGTGCGCCAGCAGGAATTAGGCGTTGATAGCTTGCGGCCTTGGGATATGATGGTCGATTCACAATCGCGCCCCGCCTTAACTCCCTTCCAGCATGCCGATGAGCTGGAAAGCGTCTGCCAAACGATCTTCGATCGAGTTGATCCTGAGTTGGGAGCGCAATACACCCGCATGCGTGACGGCTGGCTCGATTTGGCATCGCGGCCTGGTAAAGCGCCTGGCGGCTATTGCGGCGGTATGTTTGTTTCCAAAGTGCCCTACATTTTCATGAATGCGGTTGGCACTCATGATGATGTCCAAACGATGTTGCACGAAGGTGGCCATGCATTCCACTTTATGGAATCATCAGCAACCAACGGCCTAATTTGGAATTACGATGGGCCAACTGAATTCTGCGAAGTGGCTTCGATGGCTATGGAATTGTTGGCAGCACCCTATTTGTCCAAGGATCAAGGTGGCTTCTACAGCGAAACCGATGCTCGGCGCGCTCGCGCTGAGCATCTTTGGAGCATGCTCAACTTCTTGCCATATATGGCAACCGTCGATGCCTTCCAACACTGGGTCTATATCGAAGCGCCCGAAGATGTAACTGCCGAGCAGCTTGATGCTGTTTGGAAAGATCTCTATCAGCGCTTTATGAGCGTCGTTGATTGGAGTGGCTTGGAGGATGTGCATACTACAGGTTGGCATCGCAAGCAGCATATTTTTGAAGCACCGCTGTATTATGTTGAATATGGCTTGGCCCAATTGGGTGCACAACAAGTTTGGCGCAATGCGATGAATGATCAAGCCCAAGCGGTGGCTCAATATCGTTCAGCTTTGGCCTTGGGTAATACCAAACCCCTGAGCCAATTGTTTGCTGCGGCTGGGGCAAAATTTGCCTTTGATCGTGAAACCGTGGGCGAATTGGCCCGCTTGGTTGATCAACATCTGACAGCGCTCCACGATTAA
- a CDS encoding ABC transporter permease, whose protein sequence is MFVQLYLSQWREFSRDRMALFFTILFPLIFISIFGLLYSGGSKFDEKVGIVLEDQGPIGPQIASAIEGLTQTREGQDPEENVFSDMKFSRGTASELDAQLQNGDLQALVIIPAGLSDSIMSGQPASVTVKVDQTSQVFAPFFQGVVDNIIASVDQGITQSKPMLTMQVQSVLSSQIRGIDFLIPGILAMSIMQLGLFATAQPMISMRTQGVLKRLNATPLPRWMLLVSYVAMRLTIGLLQTIIIIAVGKLMFDVAILGNIFVLIGWLLLSILMFIAIGFFVAAIAKTEESGNAITQLINFPMLFLSGVFFPVTGLPDWLQVVVKAFPLTYTVDALKQVMINAPPISTPLVNLLVQAGWLIVMTVLSIRFFKWEAR, encoded by the coding sequence ATGTTTGTGCAACTCTATTTATCGCAATGGCGCGAATTTTCCCGCGACCGGATGGCGTTGTTTTTTACGATTCTGTTTCCGCTAATTTTTATTAGCATTTTCGGCTTGCTCTATAGCGGCGGCAGCAAGTTTGACGAAAAAGTCGGGATTGTATTGGAAGATCAAGGCCCAATCGGCCCACAAATCGCCAGCGCAATCGAAGGCTTAACCCAAACTCGTGAAGGCCAAGATCCTGAGGAAAATGTCTTTTCAGATATGAAGTTCAGCCGAGGCACGGCCAGCGAGCTTGATGCTCAATTGCAAAATGGCGATCTCCAAGCTTTGGTAATTATTCCAGCAGGGCTGAGTGATAGCATCATGAGTGGTCAGCCAGCCAGCGTTACGGTCAAGGTTGATCAAACCAGTCAAGTGTTTGCGCCCTTCTTCCAAGGCGTGGTTGATAACATCATCGCATCGGTTGATCAAGGCATTACTCAATCCAAGCCAATGCTGACCATGCAGGTCCAATCGGTGCTTTCGAGCCAAATTCGTGGCATCGATTTCTTGATTCCAGGGATTTTGGCGATGTCGATTATGCAGCTTGGCCTATTTGCCACCGCCCAACCGATGATCTCTATGCGCACCCAAGGGGTGCTGAAGCGCTTGAATGCCACTCCATTGCCACGCTGGATGCTCTTGGTGAGCTATGTGGCGATGCGTTTGACGATCGGTTTGCTGCAAACCATCATCATCATTGCGGTCGGCAAACTGATGTTTGACGTGGCAATTTTGGGTAATATCTTTGTGTTGATTGGCTGGCTGTTGCTGAGCATTTTGATGTTTATTGCAATTGGCTTCTTCGTGGCAGCTATCGCCAAAACCGAAGAAAGCGGCAATGCAATTACCCAGTTGATCAACTTCCCAATGCTGTTTCTCTCTGGGGTTTTCTTCCCGGTGACTGGCTTGCCCGATTGGTTGCAAGTAGTGGTTAAGGCCTTCCCCTTGACCTACACAGTTGATGCCTTGAAGCAAGTGATGATCAACGCGCCGCCAATTAGCACACCGCTGGTCAATTTGCTGGTGCAAGCAGGCTGGTTGATCGTGATGACGGTGCTCTCAATCCGCTTCTTCAAGTGGGAAGCCCGCTAG
- a CDS encoding cytochrome P450, with product MTVKMLPGPKGTRLGGSRRDLHKYGPLGFFEYLASFGDFTTCRMGPFRVYLVNDPAGIQELLVTNRDKVRKNGGDRELLSRFLGNGLLSNDGADHQKQRKLVQPAFHMKRIQAYAETMVEHTQAMLERWHDGAILDMDQAMMELTLTIVTKTLFNADISEQEVRQVSQAMEDIQVNFTIISEQSLPLPRWIPTRANRALEHASKQIDQVVQRVIRERRASGEDTGDLLSMLLLSIDDGNGQGMTDQQVRDEVVTLFLAGHETTANTLTWCSYLLSQAPEVRQRLQAEVDEVLQGRPVTLQDLQKLPYTEMVIKETLRMYPPAYALSARVPTENITVLGQTITPRQAAMVSPYAMHHNPRYWPEPERFDPERFSSDQERARHKYAYIPFGAGSRVCIGNVFAMMEAQLLLATIMQHYDFTLDPTQRVEYDPQITLGVKHGLRVRLAQRQPVEQSLEFAKS from the coding sequence ATGACGGTTAAGATGTTACCTGGCCCCAAAGGAACGCGCCTCGGTGGCAGTCGACGCGATTTACATAAATATGGCCCATTGGGCTTTTTCGAATATCTGGCTAGTTTTGGCGATTTCACCACCTGTCGCATGGGGCCGTTTCGAGTCTATCTGGTCAATGATCCAGCAGGGATTCAAGAGCTGCTGGTGACCAATCGCGATAAGGTGCGCAAAAATGGCGGCGATCGCGAGTTGCTTTCGCGCTTTTTAGGCAATGGTTTGCTCAGCAATGATGGCGCTGATCACCAAAAGCAGCGCAAACTAGTCCAGCCTGCATTTCATATGAAACGCATTCAGGCCTACGCTGAAACCATGGTTGAGCATACCCAAGCCATGCTCGAACGCTGGCATGATGGCGCGATTCTGGATATGGATCAGGCCATGATGGAATTGACCCTGACGATTGTGACCAAAACCCTCTTCAATGCCGATATCAGCGAACAAGAAGTACGCCAAGTTAGCCAAGCCATGGAAGATATTCAGGTTAACTTTACAATCATCTCGGAGCAAAGTTTGCCGTTGCCTCGCTGGATTCCAACGCGGGCTAATCGGGCGCTGGAACATGCCAGCAAACAAATCGATCAAGTGGTGCAGCGGGTGATTCGTGAGCGCCGTGCCAGTGGCGAGGATACTGGTGATCTCTTGTCGATGTTGTTGCTTTCAATCGACGATGGCAATGGTCAAGGTATGACTGACCAACAAGTGCGGGATGAAGTGGTAACGCTGTTTTTAGCTGGCCACGAAACTACTGCCAATACCTTAACCTGGTGTAGCTACTTGCTGAGCCAAGCTCCAGAGGTGCGCCAACGCCTGCAAGCCGAAGTTGATGAGGTATTACAAGGTCGCCCAGTGACCTTGCAAGATTTGCAAAAATTGCCCTATACTGAAATGGTGATCAAAGAAACCTTACGCATGTATCCGCCTGCTTATGCCTTGAGTGCGCGAGTGCCAACTGAAAATATTACCGTGCTTGGCCAAACGATCACCCCTCGCCAAGCAGCCATGGTTTCACCCTATGCCATGCATCATAATCCGCGCTATTGGCCTGAACCAGAGCGCTTCGATCCTGAGCGATTTAGCTCGGATCAAGAACGCGCCCGCCATAAATATGCCTATATTCCCTTTGGGGCTGGCTCACGGGTGTGCATTGGCAACGTTTTTGCCATGATGGAAGCCCAATTATTGCTGGCGACAATTATGCAGCATTACGATTTCACACTTGATCCAACCCAGCGGGTCGAGTACGATCCTCAAATTACCCTAGGCGTGAAACATGGCTTGCGAGTACGTTTGGCTCAACGTCAGCCAGTTGAGCAAAGCCTTGAATTTGCAAAAAGCTGA
- a CDS encoding DUF444 family protein, with protein sequence MQRVERDLNRFRQIVRGKIKKDLRKYISHGEMIGRQGKRLVSIPVPSIDLPRFRFGKNQGGVGQGEGDNGDPIGRGDGSQPGAGEAGEDSGQHSLDVEMTIEELAQLLGEELQLPNIQPKGSKNIISQKDKYSGITKVGPNSLRHFKRSFREALKRQVASGQYDPDDPVVVPIRDDMRFRTWKTTEMPESNAVIIYSMDVSGSMGQEQKELVRVTAFWIETWLRSQYKHLEMRYIVHDAAAKEVTQDIFYRIREGGGTKISSAYRLVLKLIEEHYSPDEWNIYPFHFSDGDNWGGGDTRECVELLRNQILPKVNLFCYGQVRSLYGSGRFAHDLNENFRANETMVVSEIADRDDIYNAIKAFLGKGK encoded by the coding sequence ATGCAACGAGTTGAACGTGATCTCAATCGCTTCCGCCAAATTGTGCGGGGCAAAATTAAGAAAGATCTACGCAAATATATTTCCCACGGCGAGATGATTGGCCGCCAAGGTAAACGCTTGGTCTCGATTCCTGTGCCATCAATCGACTTACCACGCTTTCGCTTTGGCAAAAATCAAGGTGGGGTTGGGCAGGGCGAGGGCGATAACGGCGACCCGATCGGGCGCGGCGATGGCTCGCAACCAGGTGCAGGCGAGGCTGGCGAAGATTCGGGCCAACATTCGCTTGATGTCGAAATGACCATCGAAGAACTGGCGCAGTTGTTGGGCGAAGAACTACAATTGCCCAATATCCAACCCAAAGGTAGCAAGAATATTATCTCGCAAAAAGATAAATATTCGGGCATTACCAAGGTTGGCCCAAACTCGCTGCGCCACTTCAAACGCTCCTTCCGCGAAGCCCTCAAACGCCAAGTCGCCTCTGGTCAGTACGATCCTGATGATCCGGTGGTGGTGCCAATTCGCGATGACATGCGCTTTCGCACCTGGAAAACCACCGAAATGCCTGAAAGCAACGCCGTGATCATCTACAGCATGGATGTTTCTGGCTCGATGGGTCAGGAGCAAAAGGAGTTGGTACGGGTAACTGCATTTTGGATTGAAACCTGGCTGCGTTCCCAATACAAACATCTGGAAATGCGCTACATCGTGCACGACGCAGCGGCTAAAGAGGTCACTCAGGATATTTTCTATCGCATCCGCGAGGGTGGCGGAACCAAAATTTCGTCGGCCTATCGCTTGGTGTTGAAACTGATCGAGGAGCATTATTCGCCCGACGAGTGGAATATTTATCCCTTCCATTTTTCCGATGGCGATAACTGGGGCGGTGGCGATACGCGTGAGTGTGTTGAGCTACTGCGCAACCAAATTTTGCCCAAAGTCAACCTTTTCTGTTACGGCCAAGTGCGTTCATTGTATGGATCTGGGCGTTTTGCCCATGATCTGAACGAAAATTTTCGAGCCAATGAAACCATGGTCGTTTCCGAAATTGCCGATCGCGACGATATTTACAATGCAATCAAAGCCTTTTTAGGGAAAGGCAAATAG